The proteins below are encoded in one region of Neofelis nebulosa isolate mNeoNeb1 chromosome 17, mNeoNeb1.pri, whole genome shotgun sequence:
- the HSF4 gene encoding heat shock factor protein 4 isoform X3, with translation MQEAPAALPTEPGPSPVPAFLGKLWALVGDPGTDHLIRWSPSGTSFLVSDQSRFAKEVLPQYFKHSNMASFVRQLNMYGFRKVVSIEQGGLLRPERDHVEFQHPSFVRGREQLLERVRRKVPALRSDDGRWRPEDLGRLLGEVQALRGVQESTEARLRELRQQNEILWREVVTLRQSHGQQHRVIGKLIQCLFGPLQTGPSNAGAKRKLSLMLDEGSSCPTAAKFSACPLPGALLQDPYFIQSLSSYSPSQRPPWASPALTGPGALSFLTSMKTLHPLMGPGFLLPVVAGAPPPLPVAVVQAILEGKGSFSPDGPRNAQQPEPRGLREVPDRGTLGLDRGMRSPENLLPPMLLRAPPESVEPAGPLDVLGPSHQGREWTLMDLDMELSLMQPLVPERSENELAVKGLNSPGPGKDSTLGAPLLLDVQAALGSPALGLPGALTIYSAPESRASYLGPGANPSP, from the exons ATGCAGGAAGCGCCAGCAGCGCTGCCCACGGAGCCGGGCCCCAGCCCCGTGCCTGCCTTCCTCGGCAAGCTGTGGGCGCTGGTGGGTGACCCGGGGACCGACCATCTGATCCGCTGGAGCCCG AGCGGGACCAGTTTCCTCGTAAGCGACCAGAGCCGCTTCGCCAAGGAAGTGCTGCCCCAATACTTCAAACACAGCAACATGGCGAGCTTTGTGCGGCAACTCAACATGT ACGGTTTTCGGAAGGTGGTGAGCATCGAACAGGGCGGCCTGCTGAGGCCAGAGCGCGACCACGTCGAATTCCAGCACCCGAGCTTCGTACGCGGCCGAGAGCAACTACTGGAACGCGTGCGGCGCAAG GTACCTGCGCTGCGCAGCGACGACGGCCGCTGGCGCCCCGAGGACTTGGGCCGGCTGCTGGGCGAGGTGCAGGCTTTGCGGGGAGTGCAGGAGAGCACCGAGGCGCGGCTGCGGGAGCTCAGGCA GCAGAACGAGATCTTATGGAGGGAGGTGGTGACTTTACGGCAGAGCCATGGTCAGCAGCACCGGGTCATTGGCAAG CTGATCCAGTGCCTCTTCGGGCCACTTCAGACAGGGCCCAGCAACGCAGGAGCTAAGAGAAAGCT GTCCCTGATGCTGGATGAGGGGAGCTCATGCCCAACAGCAGCCAAATTCAGTGCCTGCCCCCTACCTGGTGCCCTCCTTCAGGATCCCTACTTTATCCAGTCG CTGTCTTCTTACAGCCCCTCCCAGAGACCACCTTGGGCCTCACCAGCTCTCACAGGGCCAGGGGCCCTATCATTTCTGACATCCATGAAGACTCTCCATCCCCTGATGGGACCAGGCTTTCTCCTTCCAGTGGTGGCAGGAG CACCCCCACCGCTGCCTGTGGCTGTGGTGCAGGCCATCCTGGAAGGGAAAGGGAGCTTCAGCCCTGACGGGCCCAGGAATGCCCAACAGCCTGAACCAAGAGGTCTCAGGGAGGTACCTGACAG GGGAACTCTGGGCCTGGACAGGGGGATGCGGAGCCCAGAGAATCTTCTGCCTCCTATGCTGCTTCGGGCCCCccctgaaagtgtggagcctgcaggGCCCCTGGAT GTGCTAGGCCCCAGCCACCAAGGGCGAGAGTGGACCCTGATGGACTTGGACATGGAGCTGTCCCTG ATGCAGCCATTGGTTCCAGAGAGGAGTGAGAATGAGCTGGCAGTCAAGGGGTTAAATTCTCCAGGGCCAG GGAAGGACTCCACACTTGGGGCACCACTCCTGCTGGATGTCCAAGCGGCTTTGGGAAGCCCAGCTCTCGGCCTTCCTGGAGCTTTAACGATTTACAGCGCCCCTGAGAGCCGAGCCTCCTACCTGGGCCCAGGGGCCAATCCCTCCCCCTGA
- the NOL3 gene encoding nucleolar protein 3 isoform X1, protein MRGTCNLLKLREEFAPTMGNAQERPSETIDRERKRLVETLQDDSGLLLDALLARGVLTRPEYEALDALPDAERRVRRLLLLVQSKGEAACQELLHCAQRTTRAPDPAWDWQHVGTGYRERSYDPPCPGHWTPEAPDLRTACPETPRASDCDEAGVSGGSEAVSGTLEELDPEVEAEVSEGAEPELEPQMDPEPEPAPELVPEPEPEPEPEPDFEAGDESEDS, encoded by the exons ATGCGTGGCACCTGTAACCTCCTGAAGCTCCGGGAAGAATTTG cCCCCACCATGGGCAATGCGCAGGAGCGGCCCTCAGAGACGATCGATCGCGAGCGGAAACGCCTAGTAGAGACGCTGCAGGACGACTCCGGGCTGCTGCTGGATGCACTGCTGGCGCGCGGCGTGCTCACCAGGCCTGAGTATGAGGCGTTGGACGCGCTGCCTGATGCCGAGCGCAGGGTGCGTCGCCTGCTGCTGCTGGTACAAAGCAAGGGCGAGGCCGCCTGCCAGGAGCTGCTGCACTGCGCCCAGCGTACTACGCGCGCGCCAGACCCGGCCTGGGACTGGCAGCACGTGGGCACTG GCTACCGGGAACGCAGCTACGACCCTCCATGCCCTGGCCACTGGACGCCTGAGGCACCTGACTTGAGGACCGCTTGTCCCGAAACGCCCAGAGCTTCAGACTGCGACGAGGCTGGGGTTTCAGGGGGCTCGGAGGCAGTATCCGGAACCCTCGAGGAACTCGATCCGGAAGTGGAAGCTGAAGTCTCTGAAGGGGCTGAGCCAGAGTTGGAACCCCAAATGGATCCGGAACCAGAGCCAGCACCTGAACTAgtgccagagccagagccagagccagagcccgAGCCCGACTTTGAGGCGGGTGACGAGTCTGAAG ATTCCTGA
- the NOL3 gene encoding nucleolar protein 3 isoform X2: protein MGNAQERPSETIDRERKRLVETLQDDSGLLLDALLARGVLTRPEYEALDALPDAERRVRRLLLLVQSKGEAACQELLHCAQRTTRAPDPAWDWQHVGTGYRERSYDPPCPGHWTPEAPDLRTACPETPRASDCDEAGVSGGSEAVSGTLEELDPEVEAEVSEGAEPELEPQMDPEPEPAPELVPEPEPEPEPEPDFEAGDESEDS from the exons ATGGGCAATGCGCAGGAGCGGCCCTCAGAGACGATCGATCGCGAGCGGAAACGCCTAGTAGAGACGCTGCAGGACGACTCCGGGCTGCTGCTGGATGCACTGCTGGCGCGCGGCGTGCTCACCAGGCCTGAGTATGAGGCGTTGGACGCGCTGCCTGATGCCGAGCGCAGGGTGCGTCGCCTGCTGCTGCTGGTACAAAGCAAGGGCGAGGCCGCCTGCCAGGAGCTGCTGCACTGCGCCCAGCGTACTACGCGCGCGCCAGACCCGGCCTGGGACTGGCAGCACGTGGGCACTG GCTACCGGGAACGCAGCTACGACCCTCCATGCCCTGGCCACTGGACGCCTGAGGCACCTGACTTGAGGACCGCTTGTCCCGAAACGCCCAGAGCTTCAGACTGCGACGAGGCTGGGGTTTCAGGGGGCTCGGAGGCAGTATCCGGAACCCTCGAGGAACTCGATCCGGAAGTGGAAGCTGAAGTCTCTGAAGGGGCTGAGCCAGAGTTGGAACCCCAAATGGATCCGGAACCAGAGCCAGCACCTGAACTAgtgccagagccagagccagagccagagcccgAGCCCGACTTTGAGGCGGGTGACGAGTCTGAAG ATTCCTGA
- the HSF4 gene encoding heat shock factor protein 4 isoform X1, translating to MQEAPAALPTEPGPSPVPAFLGKLWALVGDPGTDHLIRWSPSGTSFLVSDQSRFAKEVLPQYFKHSNMASFVRQLNMYGFRKVVSIEQGGLLRPERDHVEFQHPSFVRGREQLLERVRRKVPALRSDDGRWRPEDLGRLLGEVQALRGVQESTEARLRELRQQNEILWREVVTLRQSHGQQHRVIGKLIQCLFGPLQTGPSNAGAKRKLSLMLDEGSSCPTAAKFSACPLPGALLQDPYFIQSPLPETTLGLTSSHRARGPIISDIHEDSPSPDGTRLSPSSGGRREKGLALLKEEPASPGGEGEAGLALAPNECDFCVTAPPPLPVAVVQAILEGKGSFSPDGPRNAQQPEPRGLREVPDRILGNLMGVNTAGRQQFSVHRGTLGLDRGMRSPENLLPPMLLRAPPESVEPAGPLDVLGPSHQGREWTLMDLDMELSLMQPLVPERSENELAVKGLNSPGPGKDSTLGAPLLLDVQAALGSPALGLPGALTIYSAPESRASYLGPGANPSP from the exons ATGCAGGAAGCGCCAGCAGCGCTGCCCACGGAGCCGGGCCCCAGCCCCGTGCCTGCCTTCCTCGGCAAGCTGTGGGCGCTGGTGGGTGACCCGGGGACCGACCATCTGATCCGCTGGAGCCCG AGCGGGACCAGTTTCCTCGTAAGCGACCAGAGCCGCTTCGCCAAGGAAGTGCTGCCCCAATACTTCAAACACAGCAACATGGCGAGCTTTGTGCGGCAACTCAACATGT ACGGTTTTCGGAAGGTGGTGAGCATCGAACAGGGCGGCCTGCTGAGGCCAGAGCGCGACCACGTCGAATTCCAGCACCCGAGCTTCGTACGCGGCCGAGAGCAACTACTGGAACGCGTGCGGCGCAAG GTACCTGCGCTGCGCAGCGACGACGGCCGCTGGCGCCCCGAGGACTTGGGCCGGCTGCTGGGCGAGGTGCAGGCTTTGCGGGGAGTGCAGGAGAGCACCGAGGCGCGGCTGCGGGAGCTCAGGCA GCAGAACGAGATCTTATGGAGGGAGGTGGTGACTTTACGGCAGAGCCATGGTCAGCAGCACCGGGTCATTGGCAAG CTGATCCAGTGCCTCTTCGGGCCACTTCAGACAGGGCCCAGCAACGCAGGAGCTAAGAGAAAGCT GTCCCTGATGCTGGATGAGGGGAGCTCATGCCCAACAGCAGCCAAATTCAGTGCCTGCCCCCTACCTGGTGCCCTCCTTCAGGATCCCTACTTTATCCAGTCG CCCCTCCCAGAGACCACCTTGGGCCTCACCAGCTCTCACAGGGCCAGGGGCCCTATCATTTCTGACATCCATGAAGACTCTCCATCCCCTGATGGGACCAGGCTTTCTCCTTCCAGTGGTGGCAGGAG GGAGAAGGGCCTGGCACTGCTCAAAGAAGAGCCGGCCAGTCCAGGGGGGGAAGGCGAGGCCGGGCTGGCTCTGGCCCCAAACGAGTGTGACTTCTGCGTGACAGCACCCCCACCGCTGCCTGTGGCTGTGGTGCAGGCCATCCTGGAAGGGAAAGGGAGCTTCAGCCCTGACGGGCCCAGGAATGCCCAACAGCCTGAACCAAGAGGTCTCAGGGAGGTACCTGACAG AATCCTTGGGAATCTAATGGGGGTGAACACTGCAGGCCGACAGCAGTTCTCTGTGCACAGGGGAACTCTGGGCCTGGACAGGGGGATGCGGAGCCCAGAGAATCTTCTGCCTCCTATGCTGCTTCGGGCCCCccctgaaagtgtggagcctgcaggGCCCCTGGAT GTGCTAGGCCCCAGCCACCAAGGGCGAGAGTGGACCCTGATGGACTTGGACATGGAGCTGTCCCTG ATGCAGCCATTGGTTCCAGAGAGGAGTGAGAATGAGCTGGCAGTCAAGGGGTTAAATTCTCCAGGGCCAG GGAAGGACTCCACACTTGGGGCACCACTCCTGCTGGATGTCCAAGCGGCTTTGGGAAGCCCAGCTCTCGGCCTTCCTGGAGCTTTAACGATTTACAGCGCCCCTGAGAGCCGAGCCTCCTACCTGGGCCCAGGGGCCAATCCCTCCCCCTGA
- the HSF4 gene encoding heat shock factor protein 4 isoform X2, whose amino-acid sequence MQEAPAALPTEPGPSPVPAFLGKLWALVGDPGTDHLIRWSPSGTSFLVSDQSRFAKEVLPQYFKHSNMASFVRQLNMYGFRKVVSIEQGGLLRPERDHVEFQHPSFVRGREQLLERVRRKVPALRSDDGRWRPEDLGRLLGEVQALRGVQESTEARLRELRQQNEILWREVVTLRQSHGQQHRVIGKLIQCLFGPLQTGPSNAGAKRKLSLMLDEGSSCPTAAKFSACPLPGALLQDPYFIQSPLPETTLGLTSSHRARGPIISDIHEDSPSPDGTRLSPSSGGRREKGLALLKEEPASPGGEGEAGLALAPNECDFCVTAPPPLPVAVVQAILEGKGSFSPDGPRNAQQPEPRGLREVPDRGTLGLDRGMRSPENLLPPMLLRAPPESVEPAGPLDVLGPSHQGREWTLMDLDMELSLMQPLVPERSENELAVKGLNSPGPGKDSTLGAPLLLDVQAALGSPALGLPGALTIYSAPESRASYLGPGANPSP is encoded by the exons ATGCAGGAAGCGCCAGCAGCGCTGCCCACGGAGCCGGGCCCCAGCCCCGTGCCTGCCTTCCTCGGCAAGCTGTGGGCGCTGGTGGGTGACCCGGGGACCGACCATCTGATCCGCTGGAGCCCG AGCGGGACCAGTTTCCTCGTAAGCGACCAGAGCCGCTTCGCCAAGGAAGTGCTGCCCCAATACTTCAAACACAGCAACATGGCGAGCTTTGTGCGGCAACTCAACATGT ACGGTTTTCGGAAGGTGGTGAGCATCGAACAGGGCGGCCTGCTGAGGCCAGAGCGCGACCACGTCGAATTCCAGCACCCGAGCTTCGTACGCGGCCGAGAGCAACTACTGGAACGCGTGCGGCGCAAG GTACCTGCGCTGCGCAGCGACGACGGCCGCTGGCGCCCCGAGGACTTGGGCCGGCTGCTGGGCGAGGTGCAGGCTTTGCGGGGAGTGCAGGAGAGCACCGAGGCGCGGCTGCGGGAGCTCAGGCA GCAGAACGAGATCTTATGGAGGGAGGTGGTGACTTTACGGCAGAGCCATGGTCAGCAGCACCGGGTCATTGGCAAG CTGATCCAGTGCCTCTTCGGGCCACTTCAGACAGGGCCCAGCAACGCAGGAGCTAAGAGAAAGCT GTCCCTGATGCTGGATGAGGGGAGCTCATGCCCAACAGCAGCCAAATTCAGTGCCTGCCCCCTACCTGGTGCCCTCCTTCAGGATCCCTACTTTATCCAGTCG CCCCTCCCAGAGACCACCTTGGGCCTCACCAGCTCTCACAGGGCCAGGGGCCCTATCATTTCTGACATCCATGAAGACTCTCCATCCCCTGATGGGACCAGGCTTTCTCCTTCCAGTGGTGGCAGGAG GGAGAAGGGCCTGGCACTGCTCAAAGAAGAGCCGGCCAGTCCAGGGGGGGAAGGCGAGGCCGGGCTGGCTCTGGCCCCAAACGAGTGTGACTTCTGCGTGACAGCACCCCCACCGCTGCCTGTGGCTGTGGTGCAGGCCATCCTGGAAGGGAAAGGGAGCTTCAGCCCTGACGGGCCCAGGAATGCCCAACAGCCTGAACCAAGAGGTCTCAGGGAGGTACCTGACAG GGGAACTCTGGGCCTGGACAGGGGGATGCGGAGCCCAGAGAATCTTCTGCCTCCTATGCTGCTTCGGGCCCCccctgaaagtgtggagcctgcaggGCCCCTGGAT GTGCTAGGCCCCAGCCACCAAGGGCGAGAGTGGACCCTGATGGACTTGGACATGGAGCTGTCCCTG ATGCAGCCATTGGTTCCAGAGAGGAGTGAGAATGAGCTGGCAGTCAAGGGGTTAAATTCTCCAGGGCCAG GGAAGGACTCCACACTTGGGGCACCACTCCTGCTGGATGTCCAAGCGGCTTTGGGAAGCCCAGCTCTCGGCCTTCCTGGAGCTTTAACGATTTACAGCGCCCCTGAGAGCCGAGCCTCCTACCTGGGCCCAGGGGCCAATCCCTCCCCCTGA